Proteins encoded in a region of the Campylobacter showae CSUNSWCD genome:
- a CDS encoding metallophosphoesterase, producing the protein MLDDYGDQIYLIGDVHGCYKTLCALIDRLPRGADSKICFVGDLIDRGEGSFKVVQLAMQRGYAAVMGNHEYRLLQHKDAFLRGEMPNDPRWFFLNGGAQTFASYAKASRAQKLAHIEFLSNLPLYLEFHEFKNAQGRRLVVSHSAAGRMWPLRSSDGESAAEFRRHVLCSRGDFSQNDGIFNVYGHTPIAEPDITNFSANIDTGCVYKHKFGHLCALEFPSMRVFIQENIEEGG; encoded by the coding sequence ATGTTAGATGATTATGGCGACCAAATTTATCTTATCGGCGACGTTCACGGCTGTTATAAAACCCTCTGCGCACTTATAGATCGCTTGCCGCGCGGTGCTGATTCTAAAATTTGCTTCGTGGGCGATCTGATAGACCGCGGCGAGGGGAGTTTTAAGGTCGTGCAGTTAGCGATGCAGCGAGGCTACGCGGCTGTGATGGGCAATCACGAGTACCGCCTTTTGCAACACAAAGACGCATTTTTACGCGGCGAAATGCCTAACGATCCGCGCTGGTTTTTTCTAAACGGCGGTGCGCAGACCTTCGCCTCCTACGCCAAAGCTAGCCGCGCCCAAAAGCTCGCGCACATAGAGTTTTTGTCAAATTTGCCGCTTTATTTGGAATTTCATGAGTTTAAAAACGCGCAGGGCAGGCGGCTAGTCGTATCGCATTCGGCGGCCGGGCGGATGTGGCCGCTGCGCAGCTCGGACGGCGAGAGCGCGGCGGAGTTTAGGCGGCACGTGCTTTGCAGTAGAGGCGATTTTAGCCAAAACGATGGCATCTTTAACGTCTACGGTCATACGCCGATCGCTGAGCCTGACATCACGAATTTTAGCGCAAATATCGACACGGGCTGCGTCTATAAGCATAAATTTGGCCATCTTTGTGCGCTTGAGTTTCCGAGCATGCGGGTATTTATACAGGAGAATATCGAGGAGGGCGGGTGA
- a CDS encoding LysE/ArgO family amino acid transporter gives MNSFNAFFSGFSLGLSLILAIGAQNAFVLKQGIKKQHIFLVCIICALSDAALIFAGVSGFGYVVERYPVIKTAALWGGFVFLSIYGLRSLYSAFSASHALMAGGEETHGAAKTALLTLAFTWLNPHVYLDTVVLLGSVSTKFGESARLFGAGAMCASFAFFFLLGYGARFLAPLFKKPAAWKILEFFVGVTMIALGVMLVVGE, from the coding sequence ATGAACTCTTTTAACGCCTTTTTCTCTGGTTTTTCTCTTGGGCTCTCGCTGATCCTTGCCATCGGAGCGCAAAATGCCTTCGTGCTAAAACAAGGCATCAAAAAACAGCATATTTTTCTAGTTTGCATTATCTGCGCGCTTAGCGACGCCGCGCTGATCTTTGCGGGCGTATCGGGGTTTGGCTACGTGGTAGAGCGCTATCCCGTCATCAAAACCGCCGCGCTTTGGGGCGGATTCGTATTTTTGAGTATTTACGGGCTACGCAGTCTTTATAGTGCCTTTAGCGCCTCGCATGCGCTAATGGCTGGCGGCGAGGAGACGCACGGAGCGGCTAAAACCGCACTTCTAACGCTAGCTTTTACGTGGCTAAATCCGCACGTTTATCTTGATACGGTCGTACTACTTGGCTCGGTCTCTACGAAATTTGGCGAGAGCGCAAGACTTTTTGGCGCGGGTGCGATGTGCGCGTCGTTTGCGTTTTTCTTTTTACTCGGATACGGGGCGAGATTTTTAGCGCCGCTATTTAAAAAGCCCGCCGCATGGAAAATTTTGGAGTTTTTTGTCGGTGTTACGATGATAGCGCTTGGCGTGATGCTAGTCGTCGGCGAGTGA
- a CDS encoding twin-arginine translocation signal domain-containing protein, with translation MKRRNFLKLSALAGVSLQANRIEGVTQTLFD, from the coding sequence ATGAAAAGACGAAATTTCTTAAAGCTTAGCGCACTAGCCGGCGTCAGCCTGCAAGCCAACAGAATAGAGGGCGTCACTCAGACGCTTTTTGACTAG
- a CDS encoding molybdopterin-dependent oxidoreductase yields the protein MRKYRFGPFYANVVSGQITSVDPFEADKFPSTLNNAVADCVQNESRVLYPCVRKSYLEKKGPNKPELGGEEEFVRVSWDTALDLAAKVLKENFEKYDSESIYGECYWWGGSGKVSWGRATARRMLTILGGFVSEDGNYSYGAGHVIMPYVIGTIEPNEVPTKWEAVLKSAKTIVFWGSNPVVTNEIGVGAPTHEGYEVYAKLKDMNAKGKKKIYAVDTYKNNTIRYLNSDFIGVVPGTDTAMMIGMYHYLYENKLYDEAFIGKYTVGFNKFKDYFLGTHDNVVKNLDWASKICGVSVKKLEELCMSLAKNESLIISGFAIQRQDHGEQSYWALTTLASMLGHIGKEGCGFMTCDQEHKTSTESFIAPALKGLSLVPSEKYTKEDSPWVKNKGYVMPNSRIIDALLNPGQEMQRNGEIYKLPHMRVSVSASGSIFTRHQDINRAVQAWKKLDTVITIEPYWTSGAKLSDIVLPAAIEPERNDIEQSNATGEYIFAIKQAVQPMGESRSDFEICKGICKRWGMEEVFTEGKTEMEWIKEIFADAMDQAKALGYDNLPTFDEFWEKGYVKFDKKDEEKKYYTRFANFRKNPNKFRLGTPSGKIEIYSPVIAKMKYDDSFGHPAWFEPTEWLGDKEKTKKYPLALNTPHSRLRLHSQLDNSIVRKYAEVNGREPIFISQSTAKKRGIATGDVVRVFNDRGEILCGAIVSDITQDDVVIVCEGAWYDPEVYGKKSLCQHGCVNVLTKDKGISKLAQSNIAHTNLVQVEKYKGAIRPIRAFSKPKIIGA from the coding sequence TTGCGCAAATATAGATTCGGTCCGTTTTACGCAAACGTAGTCAGCGGACAGATAACTAGCGTAGATCCTTTTGAGGCGGATAAATTCCCAAGCACTTTAAATAACGCCGTCGCAGACTGCGTCCAAAACGAAAGCAGAGTACTGTATCCTTGCGTTAGAAAGAGTTATTTGGAGAAAAAAGGACCAAATAAACCCGAGCTTGGAGGCGAGGAGGAATTCGTAAGAGTTAGCTGGGATACGGCGCTTGATCTAGCCGCAAAAGTTCTAAAAGAAAATTTTGAAAAATACGACTCCGAGAGTATCTACGGAGAGTGCTACTGGTGGGGCGGCAGCGGTAAAGTCAGCTGGGGTAGAGCTACGGCTAGAAGGATGCTAACGATACTAGGCGGCTTCGTCTCAGAAGACGGCAACTACTCCTATGGCGCCGGTCACGTTATCATGCCTTACGTTATCGGAACTATCGAGCCAAACGAAGTTCCTACGAAATGGGAAGCGGTACTAAAGTCTGCTAAAACGATAGTATTTTGGGGAAGCAACCCCGTAGTAACCAATGAAATAGGCGTAGGCGCTCCTACTCACGAGGGCTACGAAGTGTATGCCAAGCTAAAAGATATGAATGCAAAAGGCAAAAAGAAAATTTACGCCGTAGATACATATAAAAACAACACGATCAGGTATCTAAACTCGGACTTTATAGGCGTGGTGCCGGGAACCGATACGGCCATGATGATAGGCATGTACCACTATCTATACGAAAATAAACTATACGACGAAGCTTTTATAGGCAAATACACCGTTGGATTTAATAAATTTAAAGATTATTTTCTAGGCACTCACGACAATGTAGTTAAAAATTTAGACTGGGCTAGCAAAATTTGCGGCGTAAGCGTCAAAAAGCTAGAGGAGCTATGCATGTCGCTAGCCAAAAACGAGTCTTTGATAATAAGCGGTTTTGCCATCCAAAGACAAGATCACGGAGAGCAGTCGTATTGGGCGCTCACAACTCTAGCCTCGATGCTAGGACACATAGGCAAAGAGGGCTGCGGCTTTATGACTTGCGATCAGGAACACAAAACCAGCACGGAAAGCTTTATAGCACCGGCTCTAAAAGGCCTGAGCTTGGTTCCTAGCGAAAAATATACTAAAGAAGATAGCCCTTGGGTAAAAAACAAAGGCTACGTCATGCCAAATAGTAGAATAATAGATGCGCTCCTAAATCCGGGCCAAGAGATGCAAAGAAACGGCGAAATTTACAAACTCCCGCACATGAGAGTTTCCGTAAGCGCCAGCGGATCGATATTTACGAGACATCAGGATATAAACCGCGCGGTACAAGCGTGGAAAAAGCTCGATACCGTGATAACCATAGAGCCTTATTGGACTAGCGGAGCTAAGCTTAGCGACATAGTCCTGCCCGCAGCTATCGAGCCTGAGAGAAACGACATAGAGCAGTCAAACGCTACGGGCGAGTATATCTTTGCCATAAAACAAGCCGTCCAGCCTATGGGCGAAAGCAGGAGCGATTTTGAAATTTGCAAAGGAATTTGCAAGAGATGGGGCATGGAAGAGGTATTTACCGAAGGCAAGACCGAGATGGAGTGGATAAAAGAAATTTTCGCCGACGCCATGGATCAAGCCAAAGCGCTCGGATACGATAATCTACCTACGTTTGACGAGTTTTGGGAAAAAGGATACGTAAAATTCGACAAAAAAGACGAAGAGAAAAAATACTACACTAGATTTGCGAATTTTAGAAAAAATCCAAATAAATTTAGACTTGGAACGCCGTCGGGAAAGATCGAGATTTATTCGCCCGTCATCGCAAAAATGAAATACGACGACTCCTTTGGGCATCCGGCATGGTTTGAGCCTACCGAGTGGCTCGGCGATAAAGAAAAAACAAAGAAATATCCACTTGCGCTCAATACTCCGCACTCCCGCCTCAGACTACACTCTCAATTAGATAACTCCATAGTTAGAAAATACGCCGAAGTAAACGGCAGAGAGCCGATATTTATCAGCCAAAGCACAGCCAAAAAACGCGGCATCGCAACGGGAGACGTGGTTAGGGTGTTTAACGACAGAGGCGAAATTTTGTGCGGAGCGATAGTGAGCGACATAACCCAAGACGACGTCGTAATCGTATGCGAAGGCGCATGGTACGATCCTGAAGTCTACGGCAAAAAGAGCCTGTGCCAGCACGGATGCGTAAACGTGCTCACAAAAGACAAAGGCATTAGCAAGCTAGCGCAAAGCAATATCGCGCATACGAATTTAGTCCAAGTCGAAAAATATAAAGGCGCGATAAGGCCTATCAGAGCGTTTTCTAAACCAAAAATCATAGGCGCTTAA
- the uvrB gene encoding excinuclease ABC subunit UvrB, whose protein sequence is MKNFEISSKFSPSEDQARAAQNIVASVKSGNKYQTLLGVTGSGKTFTMANVIRELNMPTLIMTHNKSLAAQLYSEFKGFFPKNHVEYFISYYDYYQPEAYIPRQDLFIEKDSSVNEELERLRLSATASLLSFDDVVCVASVSANYGLGNPSEYKGMVAYLNVGDKINQRALLQKLVDMGYKRNDVYFDRGDFRVNGDVVDVYPAYFNDEAFRIEFFGDEIETMYSLDVLENKKRHDLKKFILYPTSQFIVGENRLKIAIKQIEEELAERLKEFNEQGKLVEAQRLKQRVEFDLEMMSSTGMCKGIENYARHLTGQKPGETPYSMFDYFELGGKDYLVIVDESHVSLPQFRGMYAGDRSRKEVLVEYGFRLPSALDNRPLKFDEFINKRAKFLFVSATPNEYEINLSQGHVYEQILRPTGLLDPLIEIKDSENQVEILFDEAKKTIERNERVLVTVLTKKMAEELSRYYTELGIKVKYMHSDIDAVERNEIIRGLRSGEFDMLIGINLLREGLDLPEVSLIAIMDADKEGFLRSTTSLIQTMGRAARNVNGRVLMFAKKITKSMQEAMDTTLARRKMQEEYNRAHGITPRSASRNIEESLHVEDGTEILRKGANLEKMPAAERASIIKELRKQMLEAAAQLEFEKAAALRDEIAKIRKL, encoded by the coding sequence ATGAAAAATTTTGAAATTTCGTCCAAATTTAGCCCAAGCGAGGATCAGGCCCGCGCAGCCCAAAATATCGTAGCATCCGTAAAATCAGGAAACAAATATCAAACGCTTCTAGGCGTCACGGGCTCGGGCAAGACATTTACGATGGCAAACGTCATACGTGAGCTAAATATGCCCACTCTAATCATGACGCACAACAAATCCCTCGCCGCACAACTTTATAGCGAATTTAAAGGCTTTTTCCCTAAAAATCACGTGGAGTATTTCATCAGCTACTACGACTACTATCAGCCCGAAGCCTACATCCCGCGTCAAGACCTTTTCATCGAAAAGGACAGCTCCGTAAACGAAGAACTCGAGCGTCTGCGCCTCTCTGCGACGGCGAGTTTGCTCAGCTTTGACGACGTCGTGTGCGTGGCGTCGGTGTCGGCCAACTACGGCCTGGGTAATCCTAGCGAATACAAAGGCATGGTCGCATACCTAAACGTCGGCGATAAAATCAACCAGCGCGCGCTACTGCAAAAGCTAGTGGATATGGGATACAAGCGAAACGACGTTTATTTTGACCGCGGCGACTTTCGCGTAAACGGCGACGTGGTGGACGTATATCCCGCGTATTTTAACGACGAGGCGTTTAGGATCGAGTTTTTCGGCGACGAGATCGAGACGATGTATAGCCTGGACGTGCTGGAAAACAAAAAAAGACACGACCTGAAAAAATTCATCCTCTACCCGACCAGCCAGTTTATCGTGGGCGAAAACCGCCTAAAAATCGCCATAAAGCAGATCGAGGAGGAGCTGGCGGAGCGGCTAAAAGAATTTAACGAGCAAGGCAAGCTCGTCGAAGCCCAGCGCCTAAAACAGCGAGTGGAATTTGACCTAGAGATGATGAGTAGCACGGGCATGTGCAAAGGCATCGAAAACTACGCGCGACACCTAACGGGACAAAAGCCCGGAGAGACGCCATACTCGATGTTTGATTATTTTGAGCTTGGCGGCAAGGACTACCTAGTCATCGTGGACGAGAGCCACGTGAGCCTGCCGCAGTTTCGCGGTATGTACGCAGGCGACCGCAGCCGTAAAGAGGTGCTGGTGGAGTACGGCTTTCGCCTGCCCTCAGCACTGGATAACCGTCCGCTCAAATTTGACGAGTTTATAAACAAACGCGCCAAATTTCTTTTCGTCTCGGCGACCCCGAACGAATACGAGATAAATTTGAGCCAAGGTCACGTTTACGAGCAAATTTTACGTCCGACGGGACTGCTTGATCCCTTAATCGAGATAAAAGATAGCGAAAATCAGGTGGAAATTTTATTTGACGAGGCGAAAAAAACGATCGAGAGAAACGAACGCGTGCTAGTCACCGTGCTCACCAAAAAGATGGCCGAGGAGCTTAGCCGCTACTACACCGAACTTGGTATCAAGGTCAAGTACATGCACTCCGATATCGACGCCGTCGAGCGAAACGAGATCATCCGTGGACTGCGTAGCGGCGAGTTTGATATGCTCATCGGTATAAATTTGCTCAGAGAGGGACTTGACCTGCCAGAGGTTAGCCTCATAGCCATCATGGACGCCGATAAGGAGGGCTTTTTACGCTCTACGACGAGCCTAATCCAAACGATGGGGCGTGCGGCTAGAAACGTAAACGGACGGGTGCTGATGTTTGCCAAAAAGATCACCAAATCAATGCAAGAAGCGATGGATACGACGCTGGCACGCCGCAAGATGCAAGAGGAGTACAACCGCGCTCACGGCATCACGCCGCGCTCGGCCAGCCGAAATATCGAGGAGAGTCTGCACGTCGAGGACGGCACGGAGATCTTAAGAAAAGGCGCAAATCTGGAAAAAATGCCTGCCGCTGAGCGAGCGAGCATAATCAAAGAGCTAAGAAAGCAGATGCTGGAGGCGGCGGCGCAGCTGGAATTTGAGAAGGCGGCGGCATTGCGCGATGAGATCGCCAAGATACGTAAATTGTGA